The Dehalococcoidales bacterium genome window below encodes:
- a CDS encoding metal-dependent hydrolase, which translates to MLLFAHTGITAGCAWLAGKTVSILNRDEPGPVKTGDGEKSASASASSRVNKPFHVSGIDYRMLLIGSMLPDIIDKPLGIYLLADEIGNGRIYAHTLLFLLILIAAGLLLYYYRRNTALLLLGVGTFAHLALDQIWRNPRTLFWPLFGVVFERHETGEWLGGLFETLTSNPSVYIPEIIGTLIVAAFAWHIIRGGNLIAFIKTGRI; encoded by the coding sequence GTATAACCGCCGGCTGCGCCTGGCTTGCCGGTAAAACCGTGTCCATATTGAATCGAGATGAGCCTGGTCCAGTTAAAACTGGCGACGGAGAAAAATCTGCCAGCGCAAGCGCTTCTTCAAGGGTTAACAAACCTTTCCATGTATCTGGAATAGATTACAGAATGCTTTTGATCGGTTCCATGCTTCCCGACATCATCGATAAACCTCTTGGAATCTATCTGCTGGCTGATGAAATAGGTAATGGGCGCATATATGCTCACACCCTTCTTTTTTTACTCATACTGATTGCAGCAGGCCTCCTGCTGTATTATTACCGGCGCAACACAGCCCTGCTGCTGCTTGGTGTCGGCACATTTGCCCACCTTGCTCTGGACCAAATATGGCGAAATCCACGTACACTGTTCTGGCCGCTGTTTGGGGTGGTATTTGAGCGCCATGAAACCGGGGAATGGCTAGGTGGGCTTTTTGAAACACTTACTTCAAACCCGTCTGTGTATATACCCGAGATTATCGGTACGTTAATCGTGGCAGCATTTGCCTGGCATATTATACGGGGTGGCAACCTGATAGCGTTTATCAAAACCGGCCGCATTTAA